A genomic stretch from Actinomadura rubteroloni includes:
- a CDS encoding DoxX family protein: MTAQTLAPASSTTLRRVLWGVRIVLALFLLVASALPKFAGQKDAVETFAKIGWGQWLRYFTGAAEAAGAIGLVVPRLAGAAAVGLIGLMIGAALTQILVLSPAWALFPAALAVVFALIAYDRRDSLLP; the protein is encoded by the coding sequence ATGACCGCCCAGACCCTCGCCCCCGCCTCGTCCACGACCCTGCGCCGCGTCCTGTGGGGGGTTCGGATCGTGCTCGCGCTGTTCCTGCTCGTCGCGTCCGCGCTGCCGAAGTTCGCCGGGCAGAAGGACGCCGTCGAGACGTTCGCGAAGATCGGCTGGGGCCAGTGGCTCCGCTACTTCACCGGCGCGGCCGAGGCCGCGGGCGCGATCGGGCTGGTCGTCCCCCGGCTCGCGGGCGCGGCGGCGGTCGGGCTGATCGGGCTCATGATCGGGGCCGCGCTGACGCAGATCCTCGTCCTGTCGCCCGCGTGGGCGCTGTTCCCGGCGGCGCTGGCCGTCGTGTTCGCGCTGATCGCCTACGACCGGCGCGACTCCCTGCTGCCCTGA
- a CDS encoding adenosine deaminase yields the protein MAEERPSLERIRQVPKVLLHDHLDGGLRPGTIVDLARESGYDGLPTRDPASLGAWFAEMSHSGSLEKYLETFGHTVAVMQSAEALTRVAYECAEDLAKDGVVYAEVRYAPELHTENGLGLEEVVEAVLDGFARARADHGIRVGALVTAMRHQARSMEIAELAVRYRDAGVAGFDIAGAEAGYPPTRHLDAFEYLQRENAHFTIHAGEGFGLPSIWEAIQWCGADRLGHGVRIIDDIDAAGDGARLGRLAAYVRDKRIPLEMCPTSNVQTGAAPSIAEHPIGLLRALNFRVTVNTDNRLMGGTTLSEEFAALVDAFGYTWDDLQWFTVNAMKSAFLDFSERLELINGVIKPGFAQAKWTRPLA from the coding sequence ATGGCGGAGGAACGTCCCTCACTGGAGCGGATCCGGCAGGTCCCGAAGGTGCTGCTGCACGATCATCTCGACGGGGGCCTGCGGCCCGGGACGATCGTGGATCTGGCCCGGGAGTCCGGTTATGACGGCCTGCCCACCCGGGACCCCGCGTCGCTCGGCGCCTGGTTCGCCGAGATGTCCCACTCGGGGTCGCTGGAGAAGTACCTGGAGACGTTCGGGCACACGGTCGCGGTGATGCAGTCGGCGGAGGCGCTGACCCGCGTCGCCTACGAGTGCGCGGAGGACCTGGCGAAGGACGGCGTCGTCTACGCCGAGGTCCGGTACGCGCCCGAGCTGCACACCGAGAACGGGCTGGGCCTGGAGGAGGTCGTCGAGGCCGTGCTGGACGGGTTCGCCCGCGCCCGCGCCGACCACGGCATCCGCGTCGGGGCGCTCGTCACCGCGATGCGGCACCAGGCGCGCAGCATGGAGATCGCGGAGCTGGCCGTCCGGTACCGGGACGCGGGCGTCGCCGGGTTCGACATCGCGGGCGCCGAGGCCGGCTACCCGCCCACCCGCCACCTCGACGCGTTCGAGTACCTCCAGCGCGAGAACGCCCACTTCACGATCCACGCGGGGGAGGGGTTCGGGCTCCCGTCGATCTGGGAGGCGATCCAGTGGTGCGGCGCGGACCGGCTCGGCCACGGCGTCCGCATCATCGACGACATCGACGCCGCCGGGGACGGCGCGCGGCTCGGCCGGCTCGCCGCCTACGTCCGGGACAAGCGGATCCCGCTGGAGATGTGCCCGACGTCGAACGTCCAGACGGGCGCGGCGCCGTCGATCGCCGAGCACCCGATCGGGCTGCTGCGGGCGCTGAACTTCCGCGTGACGGTCAACACCGACAACCGGCTGATGGGCGGGACGACGCTGAGCGAGGAGTTCGCCGCGCTCGTGGACGCGTTCGGCTACACCTGGGACGACCTCCAGTGGTTCACGGTGAACGCGATGAAGTCGGCGTTTTTGGACTTCTCCGAGCGGCTGGAGCTGATCAACGGCGTGATCAAGCCGGGGTTCGCGCAGGCCAAGTGGACGCGTCCGCTCGCATGA
- a CDS encoding PH domain-containing protein: MSARPQLQVRSTAGRVAGWAFVVFAVLNLLDLLVGLTGAARHDRTGAAYALALLFGCALAYALGLRPAILGDDAGVTVRNPLRDTRAPWRAVREVAGGAAVTVRFAGPDGRDVVTRAWVDQTSPRAQAKAEKRSARDGAAKVAAAALKGRTPATYTAERLNEIGRRDRAEGSETGTVSWSWPTVAALVVPPVALAVLLAV, translated from the coding sequence ATGAGCGCCCGTCCGCAACTCCAGGTGCGGTCCACGGCCGGGCGGGTCGCGGGCTGGGCGTTCGTCGTGTTCGCCGTGCTGAACCTGCTCGACCTGCTCGTCGGGCTGACCGGCGCGGCCCGGCACGACCGGACGGGCGCCGCGTACGCGCTGGCGCTGCTGTTCGGCTGCGCGCTCGCCTACGCGCTCGGGCTGCGGCCCGCGATCCTCGGCGACGACGCGGGCGTGACCGTGCGCAACCCGCTGCGGGACACGCGGGCGCCGTGGCGGGCGGTGCGGGAGGTCGCGGGCGGCGCGGCGGTGACGGTCCGGTTCGCCGGGCCGGACGGCCGGGACGTCGTCACCCGCGCCTGGGTCGACCAGACCTCGCCGCGCGCGCAGGCCAAGGCCGAGAAGCGGTCCGCGCGGGACGGCGCCGCCAAGGTCGCGGCCGCCGCGCTCAAGGGCCGCACCCCGGCGACGTACACGGCCGAACGGCTCAACGAGATCGGGCGCCGCGACCGGGCGGAAGGTTCGGAGACGGGCACGGTGTCCTGGTCGTGGCCGACGGTCGCGGCGCTGGTCGTCCCGCCGGTGGCGCTCGCGGTCCTGCTGGCGGTCTAA
- a CDS encoding phospho-sugar mutase, translating into MTDPRDWLAQDPDPDTRAELEALLAAGDSAALADRFGARLEFGTAGLRGELGAGPNRMNRVTVLRAAAGLAARLRAEPPRGGVVIGYDARHKSERFALDTAAVLAGAGLRARVLPRPLPTPVLAFCVRHLDAAAGVMVTASHNPPRDNGYKVYWGDGAQIVPPLDAEISAAIDAVGRVDELPLGDAWETLGDDVVEAYLDAVTALPLGDARDVAVAYTPLHGVGRDVLLRAFERAGFPAPFVVAEQADPDPDFPTVAFPNPEEPGALDLAVDLARARGADLVIANDPDADRCAVAVPDGPGWRTLTGDEVGGLLAEHVLRATSGADRLLVTTIVSSTLVSALAREHGVRFAPSLTGFKWIVRSGTGRLVLGYEEALGYCLGGDDGPPVHDKDGVGAALAVAALAAAARRAGRTLLDLLDDQARRHGLHATAPLSVRVADRALITAAVDRLRAAPPDALAGRAVTRVDDLTAGADGLPPTDGVRLFLDGGARVVVRPSGTEPKLKCYLEVVLPVGHAPVADVRARARADLDALKTALAAALGL; encoded by the coding sequence GTGACCGACCCCCGCGACTGGCTCGCGCAGGACCCCGACCCGGACACGCGCGCCGAGCTGGAGGCCCTGCTCGCCGCCGGGGACTCCGCCGCGCTGGCGGACCGGTTCGGCGCCCGGCTGGAGTTCGGGACGGCCGGACTGCGCGGCGAACTCGGCGCCGGGCCGAACCGGATGAACCGGGTGACGGTGCTGCGCGCGGCGGCGGGCCTCGCGGCGCGGCTGCGCGCCGAGCCGCCGCGCGGCGGGGTCGTGATCGGGTACGACGCGCGGCACAAGTCCGAGCGGTTCGCCCTGGACACCGCCGCCGTGCTGGCCGGGGCGGGGCTGCGGGCGCGGGTGCTGCCGCGTCCGCTGCCGACGCCGGTGCTGGCGTTCTGCGTCCGGCACCTGGACGCGGCGGCGGGCGTGATGGTGACCGCGAGCCACAATCCGCCGCGCGACAACGGCTACAAGGTCTACTGGGGGGACGGCGCGCAGATCGTCCCGCCGCTGGACGCCGAGATCTCCGCCGCGATCGACGCCGTGGGCCGGGTGGACGAGCTGCCGCTCGGCGACGCGTGGGAGACGCTGGGCGACGACGTGGTCGAGGCGTATCTCGACGCGGTGACCGCGCTGCCGCTCGGCGACGCGCGGGACGTCGCGGTCGCGTACACGCCGCTGCACGGCGTCGGCCGGGACGTGCTGCTGCGCGCGTTCGAGCGGGCCGGGTTCCCGGCGCCCTTCGTGGTCGCCGAGCAGGCCGACCCCGATCCGGACTTCCCGACCGTCGCCTTCCCCAACCCGGAGGAGCCGGGCGCGCTGGACCTCGCGGTGGACCTCGCGCGGGCGCGCGGCGCGGACCTGGTGATCGCCAACGACCCGGACGCGGACCGCTGCGCCGTGGCCGTCCCCGACGGGCCCGGCTGGCGGACGCTGACGGGCGACGAGGTGGGCGGGCTGCTCGCCGAGCACGTGCTGCGCGCCACGTCCGGCGCCGACCGGCTGCTGGTGACGACGATCGTGTCGTCCACGCTGGTCAGCGCGCTGGCGCGGGAGCACGGGGTGCGGTTCGCGCCGTCGCTGACGGGCTTCAAGTGGATCGTCCGGTCCGGGACGGGACGGCTCGTCCTCGGCTACGAAGAAGCGCTCGGCTACTGCCTCGGCGGGGACGACGGCCCGCCCGTCCACGACAAGGACGGCGTCGGCGCCGCGCTGGCCGTCGCCGCGCTCGCCGCCGCGGCCCGCCGCGCCGGCCGCACCCTGCTCGACCTGCTGGACGACCAGGCGCGGCGGCACGGCCTGCACGCCACCGCGCCGCTGTCGGTGCGCGTCGCCGACCGCGCGCTGATCACGGCGGCGGTGGACCGGCTCCGCGCCGCGCCGCCCGACGCCCTCGCCGGACGCGCCGTCACCCGCGTGGACGACCTCACCGCCGGGGCCGACGGCCTGCCGCCCACCGACGGCGTGCGGCTGTTCCTGGACGGCGGCGCGCGCGTCGTGGTCCGTCCGTCCGGGACGGAGCCGAAGCTGAAGTGCTATCTGGAGGTCGTCCTGCCGGTCGGGCACGCGCCGGTCGCGGACGTCCGCGCCCGCGCCCGCGCCGACCTGGACGCCCTGAAGACCGCGCTCGCCGCCGCGCTCGGCCTTTAG
- a CDS encoding purine-nucleoside phosphorylase yields MSDAFVRAAEAAQALRERAGVASFDAAVVLGSGWVPAADALGTPSAEIAVTDLPGFAPPAVAGHAGRIRAVDCGGRHVLVFLGRTHLYEGHGTDAVVHGVRTALAAGVRTVVLTNAAGGLRPETQRVGEPVLISDHINLTGDHPLTGATFVDMSEAYSARLRDLARAADPSLAEGVYAALRGPSYETPAEIRMLRTLGADLVGMSTALETIAARRGLPDAEPAEVLAFSLVTNVAAGLSDRHLDHAEVLAEGRAAAARMGALLATLVPKL; encoded by the coding sequence GTGAGCGACGCTTTCGTACGGGCCGCCGAGGCGGCGCAGGCGCTGCGCGAGCGCGCCGGGGTCGCGTCCTTCGACGCGGCGGTGGTGCTCGGGTCGGGCTGGGTGCCGGCGGCGGACGCGCTCGGCACGCCGTCCGCCGAGATCGCGGTGACCGACCTGCCGGGGTTCGCGCCGCCCGCCGTGGCGGGCCACGCGGGCCGGATCCGCGCGGTGGACTGCGGCGGACGGCACGTGCTCGTCTTCCTCGGCCGCACGCACCTGTACGAGGGGCACGGGACGGACGCGGTCGTCCACGGCGTCCGGACGGCCCTGGCCGCCGGGGTCCGGACGGTCGTGCTGACGAACGCGGCGGGCGGGCTGCGGCCCGAGACCCAGCGCGTCGGCGAGCCCGTCCTGATCAGCGACCACATCAACCTCACCGGCGACCATCCGCTGACCGGCGCGACGTTCGTGGACATGTCCGAGGCGTACTCGGCGCGGCTGCGCGACCTGGCGCGCGCGGCGGACCCGTCGCTCGCCGAGGGCGTGTACGCGGCGCTGCGCGGCCCGTCCTACGAGACGCCCGCCGAGATCCGGATGCTGCGGACGCTCGGCGCGGACCTCGTCGGCATGTCGACGGCGCTGGAGACGATCGCGGCCCGGCGCGGCCTGCCGGACGCCGAACCCGCCGAGGTGCTGGCGTTCTCGCTGGTCACCAATGTCGCGGCCGGTCTGTCGGACCGGCATCTCGACCACGCCGAGGTGCTGGCCGAGGGTCGCGCGGCGGCGGCGCGGATGGGCGCCCTGCTCGCCACGCTGGTGCCCAAGCTGTGA
- a CDS encoding gamma-glutamylcyclotransferase has product MALYAAYASNLDPGQMALRAPHSPIHGTGWLTGWRLTFGGQDEHGAGAIATVVEDRDAHVFVVLYDVPSFDEQELDSWEGAAIGVYRKTRVRVHTLDGDVLCWLYVLDDYEGGLPSAQYVGMLADAAEKAGAPDDYVKDLRERPCSPGG; this is encoded by the coding sequence GTGGCTCTGTACGCGGCGTACGCCTCCAATCTGGACCCCGGGCAGATGGCGCTCCGGGCTCCGCACTCCCCCATCCACGGCACCGGCTGGCTGACCGGCTGGCGGCTCACGTTCGGCGGCCAGGACGAGCACGGCGCGGGCGCCATCGCGACGGTCGTGGAGGACCGGGACGCGCACGTCTTCGTCGTCCTCTACGACGTGCCGTCCTTCGACGAGCAGGAGCTGGACTCCTGGGAGGGCGCGGCGATCGGCGTCTACCGCAAGACGCGCGTCCGCGTCCACACCCTGGACGGCGACGTGCTCTGCTGGCTGTACGTCCTGGACGACTACGAGGGCGGGCTGCCGTCCGCGCAGTACGTCGGGATGCTCGCCGACGCCGCCGAGAAGGCCGGTGCGCCCGACGACTACGTGAAGGATCTACGGGAACGTCCCTGTTCGCCGGGCGGTTGA
- a CDS encoding NAD(P)H-quinone dehydrogenase: protein MTRIVIIGGGPGGYEAALVAAQLGADVTVVERDGPGGACVLTDCVPSKTLIATSTRMAVMSESARLGLRFNGGPDGVVGALEADLGTVNKRVKDLARAQSFDIAERLAYEEVKIVRGEGRLVEPHVVSVGDRRIEADIILLATGATPRVLPGSAPDGERILNWRQLYDLPELPEELIVVGSGVTGAELAGAYLSLGSKVTLVSSRDRILPTEDADAASVLQEVFMRRGMKVMSRSRAAGVERSGDGVIVSLEDGRKVEGSHCLMTVGMVPNTRGIGLEKAGITLSAHGFVEVDKVSRTSVPHIYASGDCTGVLMLASVAGMQGRIAMWHALGEAVQPLKLGWVASNIFTDPEVASVGVTQHMVDSGEVNARTVMLPLFTNPRAKMQGFEDGFVKLFCRPSTGIVLGGVIVAPRASELILGVSIAVQQHLTVDQVAHTFAVYPSMSGSITEACRRLMTEHAY, encoded by the coding sequence GTGACGCGCATTGTGATCATCGGCGGAGGTCCCGGCGGCTACGAGGCCGCCCTGGTCGCGGCGCAACTCGGCGCCGACGTCACCGTCGTGGAGCGGGACGGGCCCGGCGGGGCCTGCGTCCTCACCGACTGCGTGCCGTCCAAGACGCTGATCGCGACGTCCACCCGCATGGCGGTGATGAGCGAGTCCGCGCGGCTCGGGCTGCGGTTCAACGGCGGCCCCGACGGCGTCGTCGGCGCGCTGGAGGCCGACCTCGGGACCGTCAACAAGCGCGTCAAGGACCTCGCCCGCGCCCAGTCCTTCGACATCGCCGAGCGCCTCGCCTACGAGGAGGTCAAGATCGTCCGGGGCGAGGGACGGCTGGTCGAACCGCATGTGGTGTCCGTGGGGGACCGGCGCATCGAGGCCGACATCATCCTGCTCGCGACCGGCGCGACCCCGCGCGTCCTGCCCGGCTCCGCGCCCGACGGCGAGCGCATCCTCAACTGGCGCCAGCTCTACGACCTGCCCGAGCTGCCCGAGGAGCTGATCGTCGTCGGGTCCGGCGTGACCGGCGCCGAACTGGCCGGGGCGTACCTGTCGCTCGGCTCCAAGGTCACGCTGGTGTCCTCGCGGGACCGGATCCTGCCGACCGAGGACGCCGACGCCGCGTCCGTCCTGCAAGAGGTGTTCATGCGGCGCGGCATGAAGGTGATGTCACGGTCCAGGGCGGCCGGCGTGGAGCGGTCCGGCGACGGCGTCATCGTCTCGCTGGAGGACGGCCGCAAGGTCGAGGGCTCGCACTGCCTCATGACCGTCGGCATGGTCCCGAACACGCGCGGCATCGGGCTGGAGAAGGCCGGGATCACGCTGAGCGCGCACGGGTTCGTCGAGGTCGACAAGGTCTCCCGGACGAGCGTCCCGCACATCTACGCCTCCGGCGACTGCACCGGCGTGCTGATGCTCGCGTCCGTCGCCGGGATGCAGGGGCGGATCGCGATGTGGCACGCGCTCGGCGAGGCCGTCCAGCCGCTCAAGCTCGGCTGGGTCGCGTCCAACATCTTCACCGACCCCGAGGTCGCGTCCGTCGGCGTGACGCAGCACATGGTCGACTCCGGCGAGGTCAACGCCCGGACGGTCATGCTGCCGCTGTTCACCAACCCGCGCGCCAAGATGCAGGGGTTCGAGGACGGGTTCGTCAAGCTGTTCTGCCGCCCGTCCACCGGCATCGTGCTCGGCGGCGTCATCGTCGCGCCGCGCGCCAGCGAACTGATCCTCGGCGTCTCGATCGCCGTCCAGCAGCACCTCACGGTCGACCAGGTGGCCCACACGTTCGCGGTGTACCCGTCGATGTCGGGCAGCATCACCGAGGCGTGCCGCCGCCTGATGACCGAGCACGCGTACTAA
- a CDS encoding NHL repeat-containing protein, which produces MRKFGVVVAAAALVAAAVTPVRADTGWHEVGLPFFWPKTGINTITAAGAGNVWFAGYQGSLPIFAPELSTIIWTSGNPVVRRWTGSGWKEYPLNGYSGTGEVNDVSAGTETWITSNASSGPYVARFDGTAFARVTAPSDVEQLRTVHTGPAGTWLTAWRRDHAGEGLYRWRDGAFVAETLPAGLSGLTALVQTGPSEAWLGATRQQAGGGSVATTLHWTGGAWTEVPTPTASKVLRTLAAGGPGDIWAAAADLVARWAPVESLLHWNGTAWSPVALPGGGFVPRDVVVDGTGRAWLGGTDGTTGVLYRRDGDTWTKQTIPLPSGAKRLDLYRFAAIPGTTTLWAEGTRDDTPVVMTTG; this is translated from the coding sequence GTGCGGAAGTTCGGAGTCGTCGTCGCGGCGGCAGCCCTGGTGGCGGCGGCCGTCACGCCGGTGCGGGCGGACACCGGCTGGCACGAGGTCGGCCTGCCGTTCTTCTGGCCGAAGACGGGCATCAACACGATCACCGCCGCCGGCGCCGGGAACGTCTGGTTCGCCGGATACCAGGGCAGCCTGCCGATCTTCGCGCCGGAGCTGTCCACGATCATCTGGACGTCCGGCAACCCCGTCGTGCGGCGCTGGACCGGCTCCGGCTGGAAGGAGTACCCGCTGAACGGATACTCCGGGACAGGCGAGGTGAACGACGTGAGCGCCGGCACCGAGACGTGGATCACGAGCAACGCCTCGTCCGGTCCCTACGTCGCGCGGTTCGACGGGACGGCGTTCGCCCGCGTCACCGCGCCGTCCGACGTGGAGCAGCTCAGGACCGTCCACACCGGCCCGGCGGGCACCTGGCTGACGGCCTGGCGGCGCGACCACGCCGGGGAGGGCCTCTACCGGTGGCGGGACGGCGCGTTCGTCGCCGAGACGCTACCCGCGGGCCTCAGCGGCCTCACCGCCCTCGTCCAGACCGGCCCGTCGGAGGCCTGGCTCGGCGCGACGCGGCAGCAGGCGGGCGGCGGATCCGTCGCCACGACCCTGCACTGGACCGGGGGCGCGTGGACCGAGGTACCGACGCCCACCGCGTCGAAGGTCCTGCGCACGCTCGCGGCCGGCGGCCCCGGCGACATCTGGGCGGCGGCGGCGGATCTCGTCGCCCGGTGGGCACCCGTCGAGTCGCTGCTGCACTGGAACGGCACCGCGTGGTCACCGGTCGCGCTCCCGGGCGGCGGCTTCGTCCCGCGCGACGTCGTCGTGGACGGCACCGGCCGCGCCTGGCTGGGGGGCACCGACGGCACGACGGGAGTCCTCTACCGCCGCGACGGCGACACGTGGACGAAGCAGACGATCCCGCTCCCGTCCGGCGCCAAGCGCCTGGACCTCTACCGCTTCGCCGCGATCCCCGGAACCACGACTCTCTGGGCCGAGGGCACCCGCGACGACACTCCGGTCGTCATGACCACCGGCTGA
- a CDS encoding phosphatase PAP2 family protein: MWSSEPPHPNWRPRVAVALAVCALGLAADAALVGAHRTGGIDRTLLGDTVDHREHALTVLLKGVTDAAGYPLLALCAVVAAVLAWRGRSVRPFVLVAGAAVGSAFAAGTVKGLADRVRPPQVYWLTVESGYSFPSRHTTVAAALLLVLAFLVCGQFRHRAAVAAAWTAAVAGAALVGASRVYLAVHWPSDVVGGFLLGALVAVALMGADLLARAHRAPAPAVESA, translated from the coding sequence ATGTGGTCATCCGAGCCCCCGCACCCGAACTGGCGGCCCCGGGTCGCCGTCGCGCTCGCGGTCTGCGCGCTCGGGCTCGCCGCCGACGCCGCGCTGGTCGGCGCGCACCGCACGGGCGGGATCGACCGGACGCTGCTCGGCGACACCGTCGACCACCGCGAGCACGCGCTGACCGTGCTCCTGAAGGGCGTCACGGACGCCGCCGGATACCCGCTGCTCGCCCTCTGCGCGGTCGTCGCCGCCGTCCTGGCGTGGCGCGGACGGTCCGTGCGCCCGTTCGTGCTGGTCGCGGGCGCCGCCGTCGGCTCGGCCTTCGCCGCCGGCACCGTGAAGGGCCTCGCGGACCGCGTCCGGCCGCCGCAGGTCTACTGGCTGACCGTCGAGTCCGGGTATTCGTTTCCGTCCCGCCACACGACCGTGGCGGCGGCGCTGCTGCTCGTCCTCGCGTTCCTGGTCTGCGGCCAGTTTCGGCACCGGGCGGCGGTCGCCGCGGCCTGGACGGCCGCCGTCGCGGGCGCCGCGCTCGTCGGGGCCAGCCGCGTCTACCTCGCCGTCCACTGGCCGAGCGACGTCGTCGGCGGCTTCCTGCTCGGCGCGCTCGTCGCCGTCGCGCTGATGGGCGCGGACCTGCTGGCCCGCGCCCACCGCGCCCCCGCCCCCGCCGTCGAGAGCGCCTAG
- a CDS encoding endonuclease/exonuclease/phosphatase family protein, translated as MGRTDAEEARPENAGRFQRVMGAASRPEIWRRGPVLAALAVLLGLVMLLHGWIPNAIGNVGSLVETFLPWTGLFVPVLLAGALWRRSASAVVALLVPVLAWLHLFGGLLGDRTHAGGDLTLVSHNVGAANPDPARTARDLAASGADVLALEEITWEARGVYEKELAAKYPYHTAQGTVGLWSRLPLTDVRPVDTAMDAGPLGAMKPTSEKMTYNRALRATVATAHGPLAVYVAHLGSIRVNPRAGFWTDARNRNLQALGAAVAAEKNPRTVLLGDLNGTVDERSFTALTAHLRSAQTKAGSGFGFTWPARFPMVRIDQVLVRGVRPTSSWVLPSTGSDHLPVAARIAW; from the coding sequence ATGGGACGGACGGACGCGGAAGAGGCCCGTCCGGAGAACGCCGGGCGCTTCCAAAGGGTGATGGGCGCCGCGTCCCGGCCGGAGATCTGGAGACGCGGCCCGGTCCTCGCCGCGCTGGCGGTGCTGCTCGGCCTGGTGATGCTGCTGCACGGGTGGATCCCGAACGCGATCGGCAACGTCGGCAGCCTGGTCGAGACGTTCCTGCCGTGGACCGGCCTGTTCGTCCCGGTGCTGCTGGCCGGGGCGCTGTGGCGCCGCTCCGCCTCGGCCGTCGTCGCGCTGCTGGTGCCGGTCCTGGCGTGGCTGCACCTGTTCGGCGGGCTGCTCGGCGACCGGACCCACGCGGGCGGCGACCTCACGCTGGTCAGCCACAACGTCGGCGCCGCGAACCCCGACCCGGCCCGCACCGCCCGCGACCTGGCCGCGTCCGGCGCGGACGTGCTGGCCCTGGAGGAGATCACCTGGGAGGCCCGGGGCGTCTACGAGAAGGAGCTGGCGGCGAAATACCCGTACCACACGGCTCAGGGCACGGTCGGGCTGTGGAGCAGGCTGCCGCTGACGGACGTCCGCCCGGTCGACACCGCGATGGACGCGGGGCCGCTCGGGGCGATGAAGCCCACCAGCGAGAAGATGACCTACAACCGGGCGCTGCGCGCGACGGTGGCCACGGCGCACGGGCCGCTGGCGGTGTACGTGGCGCACCTCGGATCCATCCGCGTCAACCCCCGCGCGGGCTTCTGGACGGACGCGCGGAACCGGAACCTCCAAGCGCTCGGCGCGGCCGTCGCCGCCGAGAAGAACCCGCGCACGGTGCTGCTCGGCGACCTGAACGGCACCGTGGACGAGCGCTCGTTCACCGCCCTCACCGCGCATCTGCGCTCCGCCCAGACGAAGGCGGGGAGCGGTTTCGGGTTCACCTGGCCGGCGAGGTTCCCGATGGTGCGGATCGACCAGGTCCTGGTGCGGGGCGTGCGGCCGACGTCGTCGTGGGTGCTCCCGTCCACCGGCAGCGACCACCTGCCGGTGGCGGCGCGGATCGCCTGGTGA
- a CDS encoding tetratricopeptide repeat protein has protein sequence MTEDGEWGRRALLRGAAVVAGAAATAPLLGRTGTARADDSAADALFKAGKFEQAGRAYEEILKTDPANLRAARQRGHVALLANKFADAEKFLTTARRIAPDDKETNALLGDCYIRQDKFALSVPCWRAAGEEGYAQWFGAVRGKPYEIHGDAGRVRWLQTDPMPLVEASLNGGPAKRFTFYTGTPNLGLTASAAEDAGLTPVYKEKTDFEGTPIWVYYGYLDSFALGGIELRNVPVGWSSTESGADVGTESDGMIGTWLFYHLLTTFDYAGRSLVLRRPTSGASRKVRADAARAGVKPLPMWLSRDHDVSSVGSVAGSGARVMGVNFGGVSGEAAAGLTGDVAERLGVRTDNDRPIETFAHSHPTITYPCYPSEIRLGTATAEGVYCESDPNMPVNVPWPYGPGFDSIGHFSHCFFKPFTITLDFTAMNLYIARGKAA, from the coding sequence GTGACCGAGGACGGGGAATGGGGCCGGCGCGCTTTGTTGCGGGGCGCCGCCGTGGTGGCCGGGGCCGCCGCGACCGCGCCGCTGCTGGGCCGGACCGGAACGGCACGCGCCGACGACAGTGCAGCCGACGCGCTGTTCAAAGCCGGGAAATTCGAGCAGGCCGGCCGCGCGTACGAAGAGATCCTGAAAACCGATCCCGCCAATCTTCGGGCGGCGCGTCAGCGCGGCCATGTCGCGCTCCTGGCCAATAAGTTCGCCGACGCGGAGAAGTTCCTGACGACGGCCCGCCGGATCGCGCCCGACGACAAGGAGACCAACGCGCTGCTGGGCGACTGCTACATCCGGCAGGACAAATTCGCCCTTTCGGTGCCGTGCTGGCGGGCGGCCGGCGAAGAGGGCTACGCGCAGTGGTTCGGGGCCGTCCGGGGGAAGCCGTACGAGATCCACGGTGACGCCGGCCGCGTCCGCTGGCTCCAGACGGACCCGATGCCACTGGTCGAGGCCTCGCTCAACGGCGGGCCGGCGAAGCGCTTCACGTTCTACACCGGCACGCCGAACCTGGGCCTGACCGCGTCGGCGGCCGAGGACGCGGGGCTGACCCCGGTCTACAAGGAGAAGACCGACTTCGAGGGCACCCCGATCTGGGTGTACTACGGGTACCTGGACTCGTTCGCGCTGGGCGGGATCGAGCTGCGCAACGTCCCGGTGGGCTGGTCCTCGACGGAGTCGGGCGCCGATGTCGGCACCGAGAGCGACGGCATGATCGGGACCTGGCTCTTCTACCACCTGCTGACCACGTTCGACTACGCGGGCCGGTCGCTGGTCCTGCGCCGTCCGACGTCCGGAGCGTCCCGCAAGGTGCGCGCCGACGCCGCGCGGGCGGGCGTCAAGCCCCTGCCGATGTGGCTGTCGCGCGACCACGACGTCTCCAGCGTGGGCAGCGTCGCCGGATCCGGCGCCCGGGTGATGGGCGTGAATTTCGGCGGCGTCAGCGGTGAGGCCGCCGCGGGATTGACCGGGGACGTGGCCGAACGGCTCGGCGTGCGCACGGACAATGACCGTCCGATCGAGACGTTCGCCCACAGCCACCCGACCATCACCTATCCCTGCTATCCGAGCGAGATCCGTCTCGGCACGGCCACCGCCGAGGGCGTCTACTGTGAATCGGACCCGAACATGCCGGTCAACGTGCCCTGGCCGTACGGGCCGGGATTCGATTCGATCGGCCATTTCTCCCACTGCTTCTTCAAGCCGTTCACCATCACGCTCGACTTCACCGCCATGAATCTCTACATCGCGCGCGGCAAAGCCGCCTGA